From Allofrancisella guangzhouensis, a single genomic window includes:
- the asd gene encoding archaetidylserine decarboxylase (Phosphatidylserine decarboxylase is synthesized as a single chain precursor. Generation of the pyruvoyl active site from a Ser is coupled to cleavage of a Gly-Ser bond between the larger (beta) and smaller (alpha chains). It is an integral membrane protein.), with product MKDFLFIFVQYVLPHGFISRLVSRLANSRNKFIKNYLINVIVKKFKINLQEAKYSEIDKYSSFNDFFTRELADEIRPLEDNPKIISSPADGVISQFGQINNKILIQAKGKTFSLNKLIANSSRTNFTKFATIYLSPRDYHRVHMPIDGRLTKMVYIPGKLFSVNKLTTEKIDDIFAKNERLVCYFDTTIGEIAVIFIGALLVAGIETVWHGKLAPNYYNEVQTWLYNNHKYNLEFKKGDTLGWFNFGSTVILLMPNDNINFKLEENNTSIKVNQGLAFIAE from the coding sequence ATGAAAGATTTTTTATTTATATTTGTGCAATATGTTTTACCTCATGGTTTCATATCACGTTTAGTAAGTAGACTAGCTAATTCAAGAAATAAATTTATAAAAAACTATCTAATAAATGTAATCGTTAAAAAATTCAAAATAAACTTACAAGAGGCAAAATACTCTGAAATTGACAAATATAGTTCTTTTAACGATTTTTTTACACGAGAATTAGCGGATGAAATTAGACCTCTAGAAGATAATCCTAAAATTATCAGCTCTCCAGCTGATGGCGTAATAAGCCAATTTGGACAAATAAATAATAAAATTCTTATACAAGCTAAAGGAAAAACTTTTTCTCTTAATAAACTTATAGCTAATAGCTCCAGAACTAACTTTACTAAATTTGCGACTATATATTTATCACCTCGTGATTACCATCGTGTACATATGCCTATCGACGGAAGACTAACTAAAATGGTTTACATACCTGGAAAATTATTTTCTGTAAATAAGCTCACTACCGAAAAAATAGATGATATTTTTGCTAAAAATGAAAGATTAGTTTGCTATTTCGATACTACAATAGGAGAAATTGCTGTGATATTTATTGGAGCATTATTAGTTGCTGGAATTGAAACTGTTTGGCATGGTAAGCTAGCTCCTAATTACTATAATGAAGTACAAACTTGGTTGTATAACAATCATAAGTATAACCTCGAGTTTAAAAAAGGAGACACATTAGGATGGTTTAACTTTGGTTCAACTGTAATACTACTGATGCCGAATGATAATATTAATTTCAAACTTGAGGAAAACAATACATCTATCAAAGTTAATCAAGGTTTAGCCTTTATTGCTGAATAA
- the fevR gene encoding transcriptional regulator FevR gives MANQYTGNFELVIKDRFNCSAEEVLLKCQKQGLSYLDAEKVLGFKHVTIRKWAKRFDIKLPARFRAQENELRENQSEEAYINKCKSQKVSASNIFSRFWINMKLYSAIKAKP, from the coding sequence ATGGCAAATCAATATACAGGGAATTTTGAATTGGTAATTAAGGATAGATTTAATTGTTCAGCCGAAGAGGTATTGTTAAAATGTCAAAAACAAGGACTTAGTTATTTAGACGCTGAAAAAGTACTTGGGTTTAAGCATGTAACTATTAGAAAATGGGCAAAAAGATTTGATATTAAATTACCTGCTAGGTTTAGAGCCCAGGAGAATGAGTTAAGAGAAAACCAAAGTGAAGAAGCTTACATTAATAAATGCAAATCACAAAAAGTAAGCGCCTCAAATATTTTTAGTCGTTTCTGGATTAATATGAAACTTTATTCAGCAATAAAGGCTAAACCTTGA
- the recD gene encoding exodeoxyribonuclease V subunit alpha yields the protein MAYKNLRDCRHYLFDIEAIDYFLAKEISEFLDNDDSDIFHILIALSESYRQGHSCLDLAEVANQTLWSEAWQDVPKVGYNFGSLSELQQKIESLNFTSKEFPIAYKFGCLYFRRLWLYENEIAEVISSRLKLNIKSLDLLKAKKILEEIFDNFEVINYQKIAVANSLIRSFSIISGGPGTGKTTTIMKLLCALGYTSSNSKLIVRILAPTGKATNRLIESLDLDQFSSNTNIEIMTIHRFLGFRNNSTKLRYYKENQADCDALIIDEASMLDIGLFVKILRAIKPDCKLILIGDINQLPSVEAGNLLAEFTNVKSSSDSVNETKKVISQLTDYYDFTLINEFIVYLQKNYRSNKEISDFAKSIISKDIKNLYPKTDAYNSINFHLLSELDKVLSRFVHKYYFKLMVCENVKKSFEILKSFRILLANKSTHIGVDNLNKKIVNILGKQDTDYYNGKPIMVTENNYIFGVFNGDVGLVYDGEVYFEVSNTEFKKINIFLLPKHETAYAMTVHKTQGSEFNEVMMVLPQKVNKIISNKLIYTGVTRAKSAVTIVSDKEIWEYAITNDSSRFSNISKLIDKYLFKK from the coding sequence GTGGCTTATAAGAACCTAAGAGATTGTCGGCACTACCTATTTGATATTGAGGCTATAGACTATTTTCTTGCCAAAGAAATTTCAGAATTTTTAGATAATGACGATTCTGATATTTTTCATATTTTAATTGCATTAAGTGAGAGTTATAGGCAAGGACATAGTTGTTTAGATTTAGCTGAGGTGGCTAATCAAACACTATGGTCTGAAGCTTGGCAAGATGTGCCTAAAGTTGGATATAATTTTGGTAGTTTATCTGAACTCCAGCAAAAAATTGAAAGTTTGAATTTTACTAGTAAAGAATTTCCTATAGCTTATAAATTTGGCTGTTTATATTTTAGGAGATTATGGTTATACGAGAACGAAATCGCAGAAGTTATATCCAGTAGGTTAAAATTGAATATTAAAAGCTTAGATTTGCTAAAAGCTAAAAAAATATTAGAGGAAATATTTGATAATTTTGAAGTTATTAACTACCAGAAAATTGCGGTGGCAAATAGTCTTATTAGAAGCTTTAGTATTATCTCTGGAGGTCCTGGTACAGGTAAAACTACTACTATTATGAAACTTCTATGTGCCTTAGGATACACCAGTTCAAATTCTAAGTTAATTGTTCGAATACTAGCTCCAACTGGCAAAGCAACCAATAGACTAATAGAATCGTTAGATTTAGACCAATTTAGTTCTAATACTAATATAGAGATTATGACCATACATAGGTTTTTAGGTTTTCGAAATAATTCTACTAAACTTAGGTATTATAAAGAGAATCAAGCTGATTGTGATGCTTTAATTATTGATGAAGCATCTATGCTAGATATAGGTTTGTTTGTGAAAATTCTTCGTGCAATTAAACCTGACTGTAAACTTATCTTGATTGGAGATATTAATCAGCTACCTTCAGTAGAAGCTGGTAATTTATTGGCAGAGTTTACTAATGTTAAAAGTAGTAGTGATAGTGTTAATGAGACTAAAAAGGTTATTAGTCAACTAACTGATTACTATGATTTTACATTGATTAATGAGTTTATCGTATACTTGCAAAAAAATTATCGCTCGAATAAAGAGATTTCAGACTTCGCTAAGAGTATAATTAGTAAAGATATTAAAAACTTGTATCCTAAAACTGATGCTTATAACTCAATAAACTTCCATCTTCTTAGTGAGTTAGATAAAGTATTATCTCGTTTTGTCCATAAATATTATTTCAAACTTATGGTTTGTGAAAATGTTAAAAAGTCTTTTGAAATTTTAAAATCTTTCAGAATACTGTTGGCTAATAAAAGCACTCACATAGGGGTAGACAACCTTAATAAAAAAATAGTAAATATTTTAGGTAAGCAAGATACCGATTATTATAATGGCAAACCAATTATGGTAACAGAAAATAACTATATTTTTGGTGTTTTTAATGGCGATGTTGGCTTAGTTTATGATGGGGAAGTTTATTTTGAAGTTTCAAATACTGAGTTTAAAAAAATAAATATATTCTTGCTGCCTAAACATGAAACAGCATATGCAATGACAGTACACAAAACTCAAGGTTCTGAATTTAATGAAGTAATGATGGTATTGCCACAAAAAGTAAATAAAATTATTTCAAATAAACTAATTTATACTGGAGTAACTAGAGCTAAGTCAGCTGTTACAATTGTTTCTGATAAAGAAATATGGGAGTATGCTATAACAAACGATTCAAGTAGATTTTCTAATATATCTAAATTGATAGATAAATACCTTTTTAAAAAGTAA
- the recB gene encoding exodeoxyribonuclease V subunit beta, with translation MQPLDIKKIPLVGRHIIEASAGTGKTYNITELYIRLLLEKSLLPKNILVMTFTKDATQEIIGRVESKIREKLTTYDTNFSEYKHLKKALLEIDEAAIFTIHGFCKKVLSEQAFSSGMDIDVSMEVDTSDLLLEATREYFRKYINSNAEKFSLLRSINWHTPERFINGSSQNSKGFKEVILSSNEIEVLSFEDVEKQLYKERLKVFEEVSIHSDFIFEKLVNNHNKKSEREQEWNTIKEWCLSYKLTSVPKELSTFVNGNRYRNLKEEFEPIFFNLKALRDKYNKEIKDSDAYKQVFKAYVLAKQICLDIREDFKKLKAKNAILDFDDLIIKLRDSLKNSQELALFLRKDYPVALIDEFQDTDNQQYEILDAIYPLENEEMFLVMIGDPKQAIYRFRGGDIYTYLRAKQSAKYIWTMDTNWRSTSQIVAAYNRLFYKSDILPESQDYKEDVFSQGIGYQITKSAKNLDDRNFNDNLAAINYFIYDPKSNDSEKNLTTEDLRLKLAKWTASEIVKLLKTQTVQEQDIAILVQNSNQAKLITENLKEFGLSSVYLSERSNIYATEEACQLFNLLKGLNNYQDQKLLKQALATAFFGKTIDDFLDYRNLDTGSKWQQAAQRARYLRQIWFTQGVMALIMELLHNDFAIRESNKERILTNILHLAELIKIAENRYKSKNQLINWLEKQIYNQNSSSQTELRLESDEKLIKVVTIHGSKGLEYSVVFVPFASDTKLEKSSPINKVSMLKKTYYQIGEDQLVTENIRLQELEEAMRLLYVAVTRAVNRCYLGVANFKNSQSSPLAKFLDYTEIDSWKDKIQKLTNNPNNYSELITFDKIDFIKYKSRNSSIELDKLVAKRFTKKVEKDWQLMSFSSITRPTHAQYEQPLDFKIDEVKEDDKNDNTSLELRFRAAKGADTGNLLHNILELSDFSKPLDERLIKEQMLIYKVIDESEFDHLKTWLNEIMQADIPDLYKSDSYFQLKNLSMEKTLREAEFYLPVTNVSLFKKDIYQILAEHRNTVDLGYGFQRLFGMLHGFIDLIFEHDGRFYIADYKSNYLGDKISNYNQEAMKVKNQQSMYDLQYLIYSVALHRFLRQNLEIYDFDKHFGGVYYFYLRGFKDGFGVYNTVLEKQTVLALDGLFGD, from the coding sequence ATGCAACCATTAGATATAAAAAAAATACCTTTAGTTGGTCGCCATATTATAGAAGCTAGTGCAGGTACTGGTAAAACTTATAACATTACAGAACTATATATTCGCTTATTATTGGAGAAAAGTCTTTTACCTAAAAATATCCTTGTAATGACATTTACTAAGGACGCTACTCAAGAAATTATTGGTAGGGTGGAAAGTAAGATTAGAGAAAAGTTAACAACTTATGATACTAACTTTTCAGAATATAAACATCTTAAAAAAGCACTTTTAGAAATTGATGAGGCTGCTATTTTTACCATTCATGGTTTTTGTAAAAAAGTGTTAAGTGAGCAGGCTTTTTCAAGTGGTATGGATATAGATGTATCTATGGAAGTTGACACTTCTGATCTGTTGTTAGAAGCTACACGGGAATATTTTCGCAAATATATTAACTCTAACGCGGAGAAATTTAGTCTCCTTAGATCTATAAATTGGCATACCCCAGAAAGATTTATAAACGGGTCAAGTCAAAACTCTAAAGGTTTTAAAGAGGTTATACTTTCTAGTAATGAAATTGAGGTTTTGTCATTTGAAGATGTTGAAAAACAGTTATACAAAGAGAGATTAAAAGTTTTTGAAGAGGTTTCTATTCATAGTGATTTTATATTTGAGAAATTAGTAAATAATCATAATAAGAAGAGTGAAAGAGAACAAGAATGGAACACTATAAAAGAATGGTGTTTAAGTTATAAATTAACTAGTGTTCCTAAAGAGCTTTCGACTTTTGTAAATGGTAATCGTTATAGAAATTTGAAAGAAGAGTTTGAGCCGATTTTTTTTAATTTAAAAGCACTTAGAGATAAATATAATAAAGAAATTAAGGATAGTGACGCTTATAAACAGGTTTTTAAAGCGTATGTTTTAGCAAAACAGATTTGTTTGGATATTAGAGAAGATTTTAAAAAACTTAAAGCTAAGAATGCTATTTTGGATTTTGATGATTTAATTATAAAGTTGCGAGATTCTCTAAAAAATTCGCAAGAGTTAGCATTGTTTTTACGAAAAGATTATCCCGTAGCACTAATCGATGAGTTTCAAGATACTGATAATCAACAATATGAAATATTGGATGCTATTTACCCTCTTGAAAACGAAGAAATGTTTTTAGTGATGATAGGTGATCCTAAACAAGCTATCTATAGATTTAGAGGAGGTGACATTTACACTTATTTGAGAGCTAAGCAAAGTGCAAAATACATTTGGACAATGGACACAAATTGGCGTTCTACTAGTCAAATAGTAGCAGCTTATAATAGACTATTTTATAAGAGTGATATTTTGCCGGAATCTCAAGATTATAAAGAAGATGTTTTTAGTCAAGGTATTGGTTATCAAATAACGAAATCTGCCAAAAATTTAGATGATAGAAATTTTAATGATAACTTAGCAGCAATTAACTATTTTATTTATGATCCAAAGTCTAATGACTCCGAAAAAAATCTAACGACAGAGGATTTAAGATTAAAGCTTGCAAAATGGACAGCAAGTGAGATCGTGAAATTACTAAAAACTCAAACAGTCCAAGAGCAAGATATAGCTATATTGGTACAAAATTCAAATCAAGCAAAACTTATTACGGAAAACTTAAAGGAGTTTGGTCTTAGTTCAGTATATTTGAGTGAAAGAAGCAATATTTATGCTACAGAAGAAGCTTGTCAGTTATTTAATTTATTAAAAGGTCTTAACAACTATCAAGATCAAAAACTTCTAAAGCAAGCTTTAGCTACAGCATTTTTCGGTAAAACAATAGATGATTTCTTAGATTATAGAAACCTTGATACAGGGTCAAAATGGCAACAAGCAGCACAAAGAGCCAGATATTTAAGACAAATATGGTTTACTCAGGGTGTTATGGCTTTAATTATGGAGCTTTTGCATAATGATTTTGCTATCCGGGAATCTAACAAAGAGAGAATACTTACAAATATCTTACATTTGGCAGAGTTAATAAAGATAGCTGAGAACAGGTATAAATCGAAAAATCAGCTTATTAACTGGTTGGAAAAACAAATATATAACCAGAATTCTTCAAGTCAAACAGAGCTTAGGCTAGAAAGCGATGAAAAATTAATAAAAGTAGTTACTATTCATGGTTCTAAAGGTCTTGAATATTCTGTAGTTTTTGTGCCATTTGCGAGTGATACTAAACTAGAAAAAAGTTCACCTATAAACAAAGTTAGTATGCTTAAGAAAACTTACTATCAAATTGGCGAGGATCAGTTAGTTACAGAAAATATACGATTACAGGAGTTAGAAGAAGCTATGAGGCTTCTATATGTGGCAGTTACTAGAGCAGTTAATAGGTGTTATCTCGGGGTTGCTAATTTTAAAAACTCACAAAGCAGTCCATTAGCGAAATTTTTGGACTATACAGAAATTGATAGTTGGAAAGATAAAATTCAAAAATTGACGAATAATCCAAATAATTATAGTGAGTTAATAACCTTCGATAAGATTGATTTTATTAAATATAAATCTAGGAATAGCTCTATAGAGTTGGATAAGCTTGTAGCAAAAAGATTCACAAAAAAGGTTGAAAAAGATTGGCAGTTAATGTCATTTTCAAGTATTACCAGACCAACACATGCCCAATATGAACAGCCCTTAGATTTTAAAATTGATGAAGTAAAAGAAGATGATAAGAATGACAATACTAGTTTAGAGTTAAGATTTAGGGCTGCTAAAGGGGCTGATACTGGTAATTTACTACATAATATTCTTGAGTTAAGTGATTTTAGTAAGCCTTTGGATGAGCGATTGATAAAAGAGCAAATGTTGATTTATAAAGTTATAGATGAGTCTGAGTTTGATCATCTAAAAACTTGGCTAAATGAAATTATGCAAGCAGATATTCCAGACTTATATAAGAGTGATAGTTATTTTCAGCTGAAAAACCTATCGATGGAAAAAACTTTAAGAGAAGCTGAGTTTTATCTGCCTGTAACTAATGTATCGTTATTTAAGAAAGATATTTATCAAATTTTGGCTGAGCATAGAAACACGGTTGATTTAGGGTATGGCTTTCAAAGATTGTTTGGGATGTTGCATGGGTTTATAGACCTTATATTTGAACATGACGGTCGTTTTTATATTGCTGATTATAAATCAAATTATCTTGGTGATAAAATCAGTAATTACAACCAAGAAGCGATGAAAGTAAAAAACCAACAAAGCATGTATGATTTGCAGTATTTGATATATAGCGTAGCCCTACATCGTTTTTTGCGACAAAATTTAGAAATTTATGATTTCGATAAACATTTTGGGGGAGTTTATTATTTCTATTTGCGAGGTTTTAAAGACGGCTTTGGTGTTTATAACACTGTTCTAGAAAAGCAGACTGTATTAGCTTTAGATGGCTTATTTGGAGATTAG
- a CDS encoding site-2 protease family protein, with amino-acid sequence MDLNQLLLTILMAGIPLIFAITMHEAAHGLIAKLRGDNTAYMLGRVTLNPVPHIDPIGTILVPGLMLLSSLTTGFPFIFGWAKPVPVDYSKLKNPRSDMALVALAGPMTNFLMALLWALVAKYVTLHPYFQSMALYGVMINVVLMVLNLLPIPPLDGSKVISAFLPPNVAYKYNSYQRYGFIILLLLIIIPFAGSNLLFYIMGPFITGIIEFIQIVVF; translated from the coding sequence ATGGATCTAAATCAACTACTCTTAACTATTTTAATGGCTGGTATTCCCTTAATTTTCGCTATAACAATGCATGAAGCTGCTCATGGTCTTATAGCAAAACTACGCGGTGATAATACAGCTTATATGCTTGGTCGAGTTACTCTTAATCCTGTACCTCATATAGACCCTATAGGCACAATTTTGGTTCCTGGACTTATGCTCTTATCCTCACTTACTACTGGATTTCCTTTTATTTTTGGTTGGGCCAAACCCGTACCTGTTGATTACAGTAAGCTTAAAAACCCTCGTTCGGATATGGCTTTAGTTGCTCTAGCTGGACCCATGACAAACTTTCTAATGGCTTTACTTTGGGCTTTAGTTGCCAAATACGTAACGTTACATCCTTATTTCCAAAGCATGGCTTTATATGGTGTAATGATAAATGTGGTTTTAATGGTATTAAATTTGCTACCAATTCCACCCCTAGATGGCAGTAAAGTCATTTCAGCATTCTTACCGCCTAATGTAGCCTACAAATATAATAGTTATCAACGTTATGGTTTTATTATTCTTCTATTACTAATTATCATCCCATTTGCTGGCTCAAATCTTTTATTCTATATTATGGGCCCATTTATTACTGGCATCATAGAGTTTATACAGATAGTTGTTTTTTAA
- a CDS encoding DUF4124 domain-containing protein, protein MRILNKITAGFIIITLTNTLAQAETEVYSWRAENGNVVFSETKPSEDIDYKIINVGQPTVVDTKSPEDSKGDEVVKIEQNDIQKLNNSQLAEENKQVLKENQNDLDIQVTSPADEANIFTKETYIPIKTNPALTANDKPTFIVNGNSVSASFENGYWQIARPTPGKNEIIISGQTADGRNINQVTDSVFYIKNGWLQQSKNTGN, encoded by the coding sequence ATGCGTATATTAAATAAGATAACAGCAGGTTTTATCATTATTACACTAACGAATACACTAGCTCAAGCAGAAACGGAAGTTTACTCATGGAGAGCTGAAAATGGAAATGTTGTTTTTTCCGAAACAAAGCCATCTGAAGATATTGACTACAAAATAATTAATGTAGGTCAACCTACAGTCGTTGATACAAAATCACCCGAAGATTCTAAAGGTGATGAAGTTGTTAAGATTGAGCAAAATGACATACAAAAATTAAATAATTCTCAACTTGCCGAAGAAAATAAGCAGGTTCTTAAAGAAAACCAAAATGACTTAGATATACAAGTAACCTCACCGGCTGATGAAGCAAACATATTTACAAAGGAAACTTATATACCTATAAAAACAAATCCTGCTCTTACAGCTAACGATAAACCTACATTTATAGTTAATGGTAACTCTGTGTCAGCAAGTTTTGAAAACGGATATTGGCAAATTGCTAGACCTACACCCGGAAAAAATGAGATTATTATATCTGGTCAAACAGCTGATGGTAGAAATATTAATCAAGTTACTGATTCTGTTTTCTACATCAAAAATGGTTGGTTACAACAATCTAAAAATACTGGAAACTAA
- a CDS encoding RelA/SpoT family protein encodes MQVIDSKLLDSDGQINDQALITELKNFYSGGKFELIGSALELLKVKSADSARHPTGISSFLYAIEIAYILFKIRADEESVAAGILYELYNFGDVSDEGVAETCNYTVLKILQGTRKMSAIRIYRSDSISLEQIDTFRKMLLTIIEDVRIVLVKIVDKLCTIRHLKSLSHKTQQIIARETLDVYAPLANRLGLGAIKWELEDRAFFFLEPQQYKQIAKSLGATRKQREDFLYRVTEELKTILKKYNLDAGVQGRVKHIYSIYKKLKNKGYKDIDKLFDITAIRVVANNIDECYKVLAEVNDLYSPIPEEFSDYIVSPKSNGYKSIHTVVNAYGQNLEIQIRTHKMHEESELGFAAHWRYKEGVKFDASYEARVAWLRSLLEWEKEINEDISKISKELNRRVYVFTPANELIDLAEGSTVLDFAYSVHTMVGHRTKGAKLNDKIVPLTTKLATGDRVEILTQKEPNPSKDWASENLGYLTSARNRSRVIKWFNEQNKEDNVALGKDRLLKELKGYDLKEINFVEVANKFNMQLADSLFAAIENGSIRIKSIVNYIIDTYSAEEKLIKKQQTKKSPLQNSESMKVLVSGFDGMKYEFAKCCQPMYPDRIEGYMSVSKGVVIHTNKCPNLKHLKEKNQEKFIEVRWE; translated from the coding sequence ATGCAAGTTATTGATTCGAAATTACTTGATAGTGATGGTCAGATAAATGATCAAGCTTTAATTACAGAGCTAAAGAATTTTTATTCTGGTGGTAAGTTTGAGCTTATAGGTTCAGCGCTAGAATTGTTAAAAGTAAAAAGTGCAGATTCAGCGCGTCACCCAACAGGTATTAGTTCATTTTTATATGCTATAGAAATTGCTTATATACTTTTTAAAATCAGAGCAGATGAAGAGTCAGTTGCTGCAGGTATTCTTTATGAGTTATACAATTTTGGCGATGTTAGTGATGAAGGAGTAGCAGAGACTTGTAACTATACTGTATTAAAAATCTTGCAAGGCACACGTAAAATGTCTGCTATCAGAATATATCGTTCAGATAGTATATCCCTTGAGCAAATAGATACATTTAGAAAAATGCTTTTGACTATTATAGAAGATGTCAGAATAGTTTTAGTAAAGATAGTTGATAAATTATGCACTATCCGACATTTAAAGTCTTTGAGTCATAAAACTCAGCAAATTATAGCTAGAGAGACTTTAGATGTATATGCACCATTAGCAAATAGATTAGGTTTAGGTGCTATAAAATGGGAGCTAGAGGATAGAGCTTTCTTTTTTCTAGAACCGCAACAGTATAAACAGATTGCAAAAAGTTTAGGGGCTACTCGTAAGCAAAGAGAGGATTTTTTATATAGAGTTACAGAAGAGCTAAAAACCATATTGAAAAAATATAACTTAGATGCAGGAGTCCAAGGTAGAGTTAAACACATATATAGTATATATAAGAAGTTAAAAAATAAAGGCTATAAAGATATAGATAAGCTTTTTGACATTACAGCAATTAGAGTCGTAGCAAATAACATTGACGAGTGCTATAAAGTGTTAGCAGAAGTAAATGATCTATATTCACCAATACCTGAGGAGTTTAGTGATTATATAGTAAGCCCTAAGTCTAATGGGTATAAATCTATACATACAGTTGTTAATGCTTATGGGCAAAATCTTGAGATACAAATTAGAACACATAAAATGCACGAAGAGTCTGAACTTGGTTTTGCAGCACATTGGCGTTACAAAGAAGGAGTTAAGTTTGATGCTTCTTATGAGGCAAGGGTAGCTTGGCTTAGATCACTTCTTGAGTGGGAAAAAGAAATTAATGAAGATATCAGTAAAATATCCAAAGAATTAAATAGACGGGTATATGTATTCACACCGGCTAATGAACTTATAGATTTAGCGGAAGGATCAACAGTATTAGACTTTGCATATTCTGTCCACACTATGGTAGGGCATCGTACAAAAGGGGCTAAATTAAATGACAAAATTGTACCTTTAACTACTAAGCTGGCTACAGGAGATAGAGTAGAGATACTAACTCAAAAAGAGCCAAATCCTAGTAAAGACTGGGCATCTGAAAACTTAGGGTACCTAACTTCAGCTCGCAACAGATCAAGAGTTATAAAGTGGTTTAATGAGCAAAATAAAGAAGATAACGTAGCACTTGGTAAAGATAGGCTTTTAAAAGAGCTTAAAGGTTATGATCTTAAGGAGATAAATTTTGTTGAGGTTGCTAATAAATTTAATATGCAACTGGCTGATAGTTTATTTGCGGCTATTGAAAATGGTAGTATACGTATAAAAAGTATAGTCAACTACATAATCGATACTTATTCTGCTGAGGAGAAACTAATAAAAAAACAGCAAACTAAAAAAAGCCCGCTACAAAATTCAGAGAGTATGAAAGTTCTAGTCTCGGGGTTTGACGGTATGAAATATGAGTTTGCAAAATGTTGTCAACCTATGTATCCAGATCGAATTGAAGGGTATATGAGTGTCTCAAAGGGAGTTGTGATTCATACAAATAAATGCCCTAATTTAAAACATTTGAAGGAAAAAAACCAAGAAAAATTTATAGAAGTTAGGTGGGAATAG